In Limnohabitans sp. TEGF004, the genomic window GAAAAGTTTGACCCCGAAGGTAAGTTCATTCGCCGCTATGTGCCCGCGCTGGCGAAGCTCAACAACAAAGCCATCCACGCGCCGTGGTTGGCCAAACCTTTGGAATTAGAAGAAGCGGGGTTGGTGCTGGGGCGCGATTACCCAAGGCCCATCGTCGATCACGCCGAGGCGCGTGCGCACACGCTGGAGCGGTATGCAGTCGTGAAAAAGGTGAAATAAGGAGCGAAGCAGGAGATCAAAGGCTAATCGCCCCGACAGCGCGTAAGCGCTGTCACTCTCTTTAGTCGCAGTAGATCAAAGCCTATTCGCCTTTGAGGGCTGCCAATACTTGCGGCTGCGGCTCGCGCATGCTGCCCACTGCAAAGTGCTGCAGCAAGCGGCTCACTTCTTGGGCGCCGCTCAGGCTGGTTTTGATGTCGTCGGCCACGCGCTTGGCACGCAGGCGGGCCAGTTGCACCGCCAATGAATCGGCCACTTGTTGCACCGCCGTCAGCTGCACATCTTGCGCGAGCTGGGCCATGGTTTGCACATCCAATTGCGCCTCGACGGGCATGTCGGACTCAGGCGACTCAGACCAATCATTGAGGAGGCTGACCAAGCGCTGCGAAATCACATCGGCCTGCTCTAAAAAAAGCAGATGGTTGATGACTTGCAAGCTGTCTTCGATGGGTTTGTCGTGCTCGTTGAACTGCTCGCGCAGCTGCAAGCCGCTGAGCACTTGCGAGGTGGCGCTGGCCTCGGGCTCTTCAATGCTTCGATTGGGCGCTAAACGCAAGCCTTCAAAAAAATGGGTGGCCAGCGACCAAAAAGTGCGCCAGCCGGGCATGGTCTCAGCGTCTAGCTGACGCTGACACAGCAGCTCCAACTGTCTGGCCGCATGCGTATCCACCGCTGGGCGCTGGCGCAGCAAGGCCAACACATGGCTTTCAAACTGCGCACGAACGTCCATGGTGATTAGATTTGCACCATTTCAAAATCTTCTTTGCGTGCGCCGCATTCTGGACAGGTCCAGTTCATGGGCACATCGGCCCACGCGGTGCCAGCAGCAATGCCGTGTTCGGGTGCACCAGCCTCTTCGTCATAAATCCATCCACAAATCAGACACATCCAGGTATTAGCCACAGTATTTCTTTCGTCAACGCATAGAATGAAAAGCATTGTATCGACCCACTCATGGCGCCAGAAAACACCCCTCTCTCCACCGAAATTGCCTTGTCTGACGAGACCAGCGGCGCGCCCCCGTGCGTGCTGGTGTTCAACGCCAACGACCCAAGCGGTGCAGGTGGCTTGTCAGCTGACGTTTTAGCTGCCGGTTCTGTGGGCGCCCACGCGCTGCCCGTGGTGACGGGCGCCTACATGCGCGACACGGCTGAAATTTTTGACCACATCGCCTTTGACGACGACGCCGTGGCCGAACAAGCCCGCAGCGTGCTGGAAGACATGAGCGTGCAAATCATCAAAGTAGGTTTTTGCGGCAACCCAGACAACCTGAGCGTGATTGCCGAAATCAGCACTGACTACGCCGAAGTACCCGTCATTGCTTATATGCCCAACCTCTCGTGGTGGGAAGACGAAAAGATTGACGCTTACTTAGACGCCTTTCGCGAACTCATACTGCCCCAAACCACCGTGCTGGTGGGCAACCACAACACCTTGTGGCGCTGGCTGTTGCCCGACTGGAGCAACGAAAAAAGCCCCAGCCCACGTGACATTGCACGCGCCGCCGCCGAAGTGGGCGTGCCCTATGTGTTGGTGACGGGCATCAACCATCCCGACCAACACATTGAAAACGCTTTGGCCACCGCCCACACCGTGATGGTGAGCGAACGCTTTGAACGCTTTGACGCCATGTTCTCTGGCGCGGGCGACACCCTCAGCATCACACTGGCTGCCGTACTGGCTGCAGGCACCGACCTAGAGCTGGCCACCCGCGAAGCGCTGAACTACCTCGACCAAAGCCTCAACAGTGGCTTTCGCCCAGGCATGGGCCACATCGTGCCCGACCGCATGTTTTGGGCCGAAGAAGACACCGAAGACGAAGACACCGACGGCCTGCCAGCCACGGCAGAAGACTTCTCGCTGCCGCGCCACGAAACCAAACATTGAATCCTAAAAAACCATGACCGATTTGAACCAAACCCTGTTTGACCGTGCTGCCAAAGTCATCCCCGGCGGCGTGAACTCGCCCGTGCGCGCGTTTCGCGCCGTGGGCGGCACACCCCGCTTTGTGCAACGCGCACAAGGCGCTTACTTTTGGGATGCCAACGGCCAAAAGTACATCGACTACATCGGCTCTTGGGGCCCCATGATTTTGGGCCACGGCAACCCAGTGGTGTTGGAAGCCGTGCAAAAAGCTGCCTTGGATGGCTTCTCATTCGGCGCGCCCACCGAGCGCGAGATTGAACTGGCCGAAGAAATTTTGAAGCATGTGCCTTCTATGGAAATGGTGCGCTTGGTCAGCTCGGGCACCGAAGCCGGCATGAGCGCTTTGCGCTTGGCACGTGGCGCGACGGGCCGCAATAAGTTCATCAAGTTTGAAGGTTGCTACCACGGCCATTGCGATGCTTTGTTGGTCAAAGCAGGTTCAGGCCTCGCCACGTTTGGTAACCCCACCAGCGCAGGCGTGCCGCCCGAAGTGGTGCGCGACACACTGGTGCTTGAGTACAACAACATCGCCCAACTCGAAGAAGCATTTGCGCTGCACGGCAAAGAACTGGCCTGCGTGATGATTGAACCCATCGCCGGCAATATGAACTTTGTGCGTGCATCAGTCCCATTTATGAAACGCTGCCGCGAGCTGTGCACCGAGTACGGCGCACTGTTTGTGTTTGACGAAGTGATGACCGGTTTCCGCGTCGCGTTGGGCAGCGCCCAAAGCGTGTACGCCAAACTCATTCCCGGCTTCAAGCCCGACG contains:
- a CDS encoding rubredoxin yields the protein MCLICGWIYDEEAGAPEHGIAAGTAWADVPMNWTCPECGARKEDFEMVQI
- a CDS encoding bifunctional hydroxymethylpyrimidine kinase/phosphomethylpyrimidine kinase, coding for MAPENTPLSTEIALSDETSGAPPCVLVFNANDPSGAGGLSADVLAAGSVGAHALPVVTGAYMRDTAEIFDHIAFDDDAVAEQARSVLEDMSVQIIKVGFCGNPDNLSVIAEISTDYAEVPVIAYMPNLSWWEDEKIDAYLDAFRELILPQTTVLVGNHNTLWRWLLPDWSNEKSPSPRDIARAAAEVGVPYVLVTGINHPDQHIENALATAHTVMVSERFERFDAMFSGAGDTLSITLAAVLAAGTDLELATREALNYLDQSLNSGFRPGMGHIVPDRMFWAEEDTEDEDTDGLPATAEDFSLPRHETKH
- the hemL gene encoding glutamate-1-semialdehyde 2,1-aminomutase, which codes for MTDLNQTLFDRAAKVIPGGVNSPVRAFRAVGGTPRFVQRAQGAYFWDANGQKYIDYIGSWGPMILGHGNPVVLEAVQKAALDGFSFGAPTEREIELAEEILKHVPSMEMVRLVSSGTEAGMSALRLARGATGRNKFIKFEGCYHGHCDALLVKAGSGLATFGNPTSAGVPPEVVRDTLVLEYNNIAQLEEAFALHGKELACVMIEPIAGNMNFVRASVPFMKRCRELCTEYGALFVFDEVMTGFRVALGSAQSVYAKLIPGFKPDVTVLGKVIGGGMPLAAFGGPRAIMQQLAPTGPVYQAGTLSGNPVATACGLATLREIAKPGFYEALGARTQSLVNGLTAAAAKAGVPFSGDSQGGMFGFFLLPELPQNYAKVMTSDSPKFNKLFHGLLDRGVYIAPALYEAGFVSAAHTEADIAQTVAVAAEVFAQL